In a genomic window of bacterium:
- a CDS encoding type II toxin-antitoxin system MqsA family antitoxin has product MKCVICKTGETKLGETTVKLEKNGGIFIFRGVPAEVCDNCGEAYLDEATSQSIYDSIAASAGENTEITVRRFAGVR; this is encoded by the coding sequence ATGAAGTGCGTAATCTGCAAAACCGGTGAAACCAAGTTGGGCGAGACCACGGTCAAGCTGGAAAAAAACGGCGGAATCTTCATTTTCAGGGGAGTTCCCGCCGAAGTCTGCGACAATTGCGGCGAGGCCTATCTGGACGAGGCGACATCACAATCAATATATGATTCCATCGCCGCCTCGGCTGGCGAAAATACCGAAATTACGGTTAGGCGATTCGCCGGCGTCAGGTGA
- a CDS encoding DUF4258 domain-containing protein, which translates to MKPTIKFSFHALEKLIEREISPAEVSEALSRSEVIESYPDDFPLPSKLLLGFAGMRPLHMVVADNTPCNSVIIVTAYEPDPLLWKDGFRRRN; encoded by the coding sequence GTGAAGCCAACCATTAAGTTTAGCTTTCATGCACTTGAAAAGCTCATCGAGCGTGAAATCAGCCCTGCGGAGGTTTCGGAAGCCCTGTCGAGATCCGAAGTAATTGAAAGCTATCCGGATGATTTTCCTCTTCCAAGCAAGTTGCTGCTAGGGTTTGCCGGAATGCGCCCGCTGCACATGGTTGTAGCCGACAATACTCCATGCAATTCGGTTATAATAGTCACTGCCTACGAACCCGATCCTTTGCTTTGGAAAGACGGATTCAGGAGGCGAAATTAA